Proteins encoded within one genomic window of Bombus terrestris chromosome 11, iyBomTerr1.2, whole genome shotgun sequence:
- the LOC100642891 gene encoding glucose-induced degradation protein 4 homolog, whose protein sequence is MPVKVDVVPPPPANSKQPGVTKSLLYNGSRFQGSQKSKGNSYDVEVVLQHVDEENSYLCGYLKIKGLTEEFPTLTTFFDGEIISKKYPFLTRKWDADEDVDRKHWSKFESFRQYAKTFNSDTFDYEALKGTDFVFMRWKEHFLVPDHTIKDINGASFAGFYYICFQKSAATIEGFYYHRSSEWYQSLNLKHVPEHSIQIYEFR, encoded by the exons ATGCCGGTGAAAGTTGACGTAGTACCACCACCGCCCGCAAACTCAAAGCAGCCGGGTGTCACAAAATCTTTACTCTACAACGGTTCACGATTTCAAGGTTCTCAAAAGTCTAAAGGCAACAGTTACGACGTAGAAGTAGTTTTGCAG CACGTAGATGAAGAGAATAGCTATTTATGTGGCTATTTAAAAATTAAGGGTCTTACAGAAGAATTTCCTACTTTAACTACATTCTTTGATGGTGAAATTATATCAAAGAAATATCCATTTTTAACTCGTAAATGGGATGCAGATGAAGATGTTGATAGAAAACATTGG agtAAATTTGAATCTTTTCGCCAGTATGCCAAAACATTTAATTCAGACACATTTGATTACGAGGCTTTGAAGGGAACTGATTTTGTTTTTATGAGGTGGAAGGAACATTTTTTAGTTCCTGATCATACTATAAAAGATATCAACGGTGCCTCATTTGCAGGATTTTACTATATTTGCTTTCAAAAATCTGCTGCTACTATTGAAGGCTTTTATTATCATCGTAGTTCAGAGTg GTATCAATCTTTAAATTTGAAACACGTCCCAGAACATAGCATACAAATCTACGAGTTCAGGTGA